One part of the Anaeromyxobacter sp. Fw109-5 genome encodes these proteins:
- a CDS encoding GFA family protein: protein MARSKADQILQLKVTLTEVEPPVWRRLLVPADVTLAKLHDALQDAMGWTNSHLHCFEIAGRRIGMVGIEEDSPELEDERRVRVTSVLPRKGARLVYRYDYGDDWEHVVEVEDVTSRDRRLSYPVCIAGARACPPEDCGGAFGYEELISALADPKHDEHDQMVTWVGGHFDPDSFDANAVNRLLRGGRLHAAGSPPKADCPSVSRAVADASWYWRAGSRLGERNDVLGGRASEPLERINDAGVGFGRQGVHATRSLVAGRGTNMTTPRTYSASCHCGAIRFTFTCEEITSGRRCNCSICIRKGAVMSSNYFRPSDVEVEGEERLALHQFGGKNVNHFFCRTCGIFPFSTVASVPSDYQGPARSGDYRVNLGCVHDLDVLSLDIQVINGKAL from the coding sequence GTGGCTCGCTCGAAGGCAGACCAGATCCTGCAACTCAAGGTGACGTTGACCGAGGTCGAACCCCCGGTCTGGCGTCGGCTGCTCGTCCCCGCGGACGTGACGCTCGCGAAGCTGCACGACGCCCTGCAGGACGCGATGGGCTGGACGAACTCGCACCTGCACTGCTTCGAGATCGCCGGCAGGCGCATCGGTATGGTCGGGATCGAGGAGGACAGCCCCGAGCTCGAGGACGAGCGCCGGGTGCGGGTCACGAGCGTGCTCCCCAGGAAGGGCGCGAGACTCGTGTACCGGTACGACTACGGCGACGACTGGGAGCACGTGGTGGAGGTCGAGGACGTGACCAGCCGTGACCGCCGCCTTTCGTACCCGGTGTGCATCGCGGGTGCGCGCGCGTGTCCCCCCGAGGACTGCGGAGGCGCCTTCGGCTACGAGGAGCTCATCTCGGCGCTCGCGGACCCGAAGCATGACGAGCACGACCAGATGGTCACCTGGGTCGGCGGGCACTTCGACCCGGATTCGTTCGACGCGAACGCGGTGAACCGTTTGTTGCGCGGCGGCCGATTGCACGCGGCTGGGTCGCCGCCGAAGGCTGACTGCCCTAGCGTCTCCAGGGCGGTGGCCGACGCGTCATGGTACTGGCGGGCTGGCTCGCGGCTGGGCGAGCGCAACGACGTTCTCGGTGGGCGCGCGTCAGAGCCCCTGGAACGGATCAACGACGCGGGCGTGGGGTTCGGACGACAGGGCGTGCACGCGACGAGATCCTTGGTCGCGGGACGAGGAACGAACATGACGACACCGAGAACCTACAGTGCCAGTTGCCATTGTGGGGCCATCCGTTTCACGTTCACTTGCGAGGAGATCACGAGCGGCCGAAGATGCAACTGCTCCATCTGCATCCGCAAAGGGGCGGTCATGTCCTCGAACTACTTCCGCCCATCGGATGTCGAGGTGGAAGGTGAAGAGCGCCTAGCCCTGCATCAGTTCGGGGGCAAGAACGTGAACCACTTCTTCTGCCGCACCTGCGGCATATTTCCGTTCAGCACGGTGGCCTCCGTGCCATCCGACTATCAAGGACCCGCAAGATCGGGGGACTATCGGGTCAACCTCGGCTGCGTTCATGACCTTGATGTGCTCTCGCTAGATATCCAGGTCATCAATGGAAAGGCACTCTAG
- a CDS encoding DUF378 domain-containing protein, whose product MARMNEGTNTLAQVLLWLAIIGALNWGLVGIFNWDLVRAVFGNDPATDASGFARVVYALVGLAGLGLAVLAPRLRAVRTAPDVTAHRAEVRA is encoded by the coding sequence ATGGCACGCATGAACGAGGGGACGAACACGCTGGCGCAGGTACTCCTGTGGCTCGCGATCATCGGGGCGCTGAACTGGGGCCTCGTCGGGATCTTCAACTGGGACCTCGTGCGCGCCGTGTTCGGCAACGACCCGGCAACGGACGCGAGCGGGTTTGCGCGGGTCGTGTACGCGCTCGTGGGGCTGGCGGGCCTCGGCCTCGCAGTCCTCGCGCCGCGCCTCCGGGCCGTGCGCACGGCGCCCGACGTCACGGCGCACCGGGCGGAGGTCCGCGCGTAG
- a CDS encoding nuclear transport factor 2 family protein, which produces MQDYTDRSVLITHDATYCGLPEIRRFFTALFSELPAGFFDAMKINRQEIIGEVAYILWERRPIVSRATDTFVVRNGTILFQTFTSASSD; this is translated from the coding sequence ATGCAGGACTACACGGATCGGTCCGTACTGATCACGCATGACGCCACCTACTGCGGGCTGCCCGAGATCCGGCGCTTCTTCACCGCGCTCTTCAGCGAGTTGCCCGCAGGGTTCTTCGACGCGATGAAGATCAACCGTCAGGAGATCATCGGCGAGGTTGCGTACATCCTCTGGGAGAGAAGGCCGATCGTCTCCCGGGCCACCGATACGTTCGTCGTGCGGAACGGGACGATTCTGTTCCAGACCTTCACGTCCGCAAGCAGCGACTGA
- a CDS encoding YsnF/AvaK domain-containing protein: MTVFSSDGERLGKVLSCEASTFTIEKGFFFPKDYVASYDDVAAVTGDDIRLAITKETFTRMRESGAYEYGRSTGASSITERTDDIRVPVAEEELDVVKRDREAGEVRLRKDVVTETKHIEVPVTREEVHVERTPLGERRDALPGEKAFEEETVSMPIREEEVEIRKRPVVKEEVRLRKERVTEQRAAEADIRKERVEVEGEHTRGTESDFSRSATRRDPDDPYAVGKTGRDDDLP, translated from the coding sequence ATGACCGTCTTCAGCTCGGACGGGGAGAGGCTGGGCAAGGTGCTGTCCTGCGAGGCGTCGACGTTCACCATCGAGAAGGGCTTCTTCTTCCCGAAGGACTATGTCGCGAGCTACGACGACGTCGCGGCGGTGACCGGCGACGACATTCGCCTGGCCATCACCAAGGAGACGTTCACCCGGATGCGGGAGAGCGGTGCGTACGAGTACGGTCGGAGCACCGGCGCCTCCTCGATCACCGAGCGGACGGACGACATCCGCGTCCCTGTTGCAGAGGAAGAGCTGGACGTGGTCAAGCGCGACCGCGAGGCGGGTGAGGTGCGGCTGCGCAAGGACGTCGTGACCGAGACGAAGCACATCGAGGTGCCCGTCACCCGCGAGGAGGTCCACGTCGAGCGAACTCCGCTGGGCGAGCGACGCGATGCGCTTCCGGGCGAGAAGGCGTTCGAGGAGGAGACGGTCTCGATGCCGATTCGCGAGGAGGAGGTCGAGATACGCAAGCGCCCGGTCGTGAAGGAAGAGGTCCGGCTGCGGAAGGAGCGCGTCACTGAGCAGCGAGCCGCCGAGGCCGACATCCGCAAGGAACGCGTGGAAGTCGAGGGCGAACACACGCGCGGCACGGAGAGCGACTTCTCTCGGTCGGCCACCCGTCGCGACCCGGACGACCCTTACGCTGTCGGGAAGACAGGACGAGACGACGATCTTCCGTAA
- a CDS encoding protein kinase, with product MALRDEGDGLGTSEGTVREGGAAVTALLAQLAAASSDEPPPSLTPGTHVGRYEIIRLLGRGGFGFVYEAHDTDLHRLVALKVLNPSRVRRSGVPSEGEAAARLTHPNIAALHDAGTVGGAPYLVYELLHGETLESRLARGPLRATDAVSVAIGIAGALAHAHAQGVVHRDLKPANVFLTADGDVKVLDFGIALLFGREGPSGGTPTYMAPEQRRGEPEDARTDLYALGLVLAEMITGARAGSTPAADRRIPAPTRRVMAALLAEDPAARPRSARTAIAALEGARRAAGAPRKARRRALVVLAGLAMVSALAATLLLRDRPPRRASAAPSAPSIAVMPFADLSPEKDQEYFSDGLAEEILNALARIEGLHVAGRTSSFSFKGKTDDVAAIAAKLHVTSLLEGSVRKAGSRVRITAQLLDTKNGYHLWSQTYDRELTDVFVVQEDIARSVVEALRAKLVPAATARISARGTANAAAYDHYLIGRELRRHPSPGSWRRAIAAFERAVALDPGYASGWAELGNAWFWYANERSRIEEVDDGKRRAAEAVERAIALAPTLGEAYAVRGTIRAAEQRWSEALADMDRAVSLNPGSADVYWLRGQFLLGPLGRYDAAVEDMRRTADLDPLWPLAWGGLGAALLARDERAEALRMFERAVELNPGADIGRHMIVVTLLLDGRAAEAIPLLERPRSPWRLQDEALVYHALGDRPRSQRALDALIAEAAGAAAFQIAEVYAWRGERARAFYWLDRAFAQRDAGVSDLLASPLLEAVRDDRRYAAAVARLKLPPR from the coding sequence GTGGCGCTCCGTGACGAGGGCGACGGGCTCGGGACGTCGGAGGGGACCGTCCGGGAGGGCGGCGCTGCGGTGACGGCGCTCCTCGCGCAGCTCGCAGCGGCCTCGAGCGACGAGCCGCCTCCGTCGCTGACCCCGGGCACACACGTCGGACGCTACGAGATCATCCGCCTCCTCGGGCGCGGCGGGTTCGGCTTCGTCTACGAGGCGCACGACACCGACCTCCACCGGCTGGTCGCCCTCAAGGTGCTGAACCCGTCGCGCGTGCGCCGTTCCGGGGTTCCGAGCGAGGGGGAAGCCGCTGCGCGGCTCACGCACCCGAACATCGCCGCCCTCCACGACGCCGGCACGGTCGGCGGAGCGCCGTACCTCGTGTACGAGCTCCTGCACGGGGAGACGCTCGAGAGCCGTCTCGCCCGCGGACCGCTCCGCGCGACCGATGCGGTCTCCGTGGCGATCGGCATCGCGGGCGCCCTCGCGCACGCGCACGCCCAGGGCGTCGTACACCGCGACCTCAAGCCCGCGAACGTGTTCCTCACCGCCGACGGCGACGTGAAGGTGCTCGACTTCGGGATCGCCCTGCTCTTCGGGCGCGAGGGGCCGTCGGGCGGCACCCCCACGTACATGGCGCCCGAGCAGCGCCGGGGCGAGCCGGAGGACGCGCGCACCGATCTGTACGCGCTGGGCCTCGTGCTGGCGGAGATGATCACGGGCGCCCGAGCAGGCTCCACCCCCGCTGCGGATCGTCGCATCCCGGCGCCCACGCGCCGCGTCATGGCCGCCCTCCTCGCGGAGGATCCCGCGGCGCGTCCGCGGAGCGCGCGGACCGCGATCGCCGCGCTCGAGGGCGCGCGGCGTGCGGCGGGCGCGCCCCGGAAGGCGAGGCGCCGCGCGCTCGTCGTGCTGGCCGGGCTGGCGATGGTCAGCGCGCTCGCTGCGACGCTCCTCCTGCGCGACCGTCCTCCGCGACGGGCGAGCGCCGCGCCGTCGGCGCCGTCCATCGCGGTCATGCCGTTCGCGGATCTCAGCCCCGAGAAGGACCAGGAGTACTTCTCCGACGGGCTGGCGGAGGAGATCCTGAACGCGCTCGCGCGCATCGAGGGCCTGCACGTGGCGGGTCGCACCTCCTCGTTCTCGTTCAAGGGGAAGACCGACGACGTCGCTGCGATCGCCGCGAAGCTGCACGTCACCTCGCTCCTCGAGGGCAGCGTCCGGAAGGCGGGCTCCCGGGTGCGCATCACTGCCCAGCTCCTGGACACGAAGAACGGGTACCACCTCTGGTCGCAAACCTACGATCGCGAGCTGACGGATGTGTTCGTGGTGCAGGAGGACATCGCGCGCTCGGTCGTCGAGGCGCTCCGCGCGAAGCTCGTGCCGGCCGCGACCGCGCGGATCTCCGCGCGGGGCACCGCGAACGCGGCGGCCTACGATCACTACCTGATCGGACGGGAGCTCCGGCGGCACCCCTCGCCGGGAAGCTGGCGCCGCGCGATCGCCGCCTTCGAGCGCGCCGTCGCCCTCGACCCCGGGTACGCGTCCGGCTGGGCGGAGCTCGGCAACGCGTGGTTCTGGTACGCGAACGAGCGCTCACGCATCGAGGAGGTAGACGACGGCAAGCGCCGTGCGGCGGAGGCGGTCGAGCGCGCCATCGCGCTCGCGCCGACGCTCGGCGAGGCGTACGCCGTCCGCGGCACGATCCGCGCGGCCGAGCAGCGCTGGTCCGAGGCGCTCGCCGACATGGACCGCGCGGTGTCGCTCAACCCGGGGAGCGCCGACGTCTACTGGCTTCGGGGGCAGTTCCTGCTGGGGCCGCTCGGACGGTATGACGCCGCGGTCGAGGACATGCGCCGGACCGCGGACCTCGATCCGCTCTGGCCGCTCGCCTGGGGCGGGCTGGGCGCGGCGCTCCTCGCCCGCGACGAGCGGGCCGAGGCGCTGCGAATGTTCGAGCGCGCGGTCGAGCTCAACCCGGGCGCGGACATCGGCCGCCACATGATCGTGGTGACGCTCCTGCTCGACGGGCGCGCCGCCGAGGCGATCCCGCTCCTCGAGCGGCCGCGGAGCCCGTGGCGGCTGCAGGACGAGGCGCTCGTGTACCACGCGCTCGGCGACCGGCCGCGCTCGCAGCGCGCGCTCGACGCGCTCATCGCCGAGGCCGCGGGGGCGGCGGCGTTCCAGATCGCCGAGGTCTACGCGTGGCGTGGCGAGCGCGCCCGAGCGTTCTACTGGCTGGACCGCGCGTTCGCGCAGCGCGACGCCGGCGTCAGCGACCTGCTCGCGTCCCCGCTGCTCGAGGCCGTCCGTGATGACCGGCGCTACGCGGCCGCCGTCGCCCGGCTGAAGCTGCCACCCCGGTGA
- a CDS encoding GFA family protein, giving the protein MERTYRGSCHCGAVRFEADVDLDQGIRKCNCSFCWKLGYRKALVRYEAVRVVSDKEAMREYRPTPSFWPPGDVNHYYCPTCGAHPFSRGYLEKEMGGSFWAVNVACLDDVTEEALAAAPVIFEDGKRDRQDRAPAVTSYL; this is encoded by the coding sequence ATGGAACGAACTTATCGGGGCAGCTGCCACTGCGGGGCGGTCCGCTTCGAGGCTGATGTCGACCTGGATCAGGGGATACGCAAGTGCAACTGCAGCTTCTGCTGGAAGCTCGGCTATCGAAAGGCGCTCGTACGGTACGAGGCGGTCCGCGTCGTCTCCGACAAGGAGGCGATGCGTGAATACCGGCCGACCCCGTCCTTCTGGCCGCCCGGCGACGTCAACCACTACTACTGCCCCACCTGCGGAGCGCACCCGTTCTCGCGCGGCTACCTGGAGAAGGAGATGGGCGGAAGCTTCTGGGCGGTGAACGTCGCCTGCCTCGACGACGTGACGGAGGAGGCGCTGGCCGCCGCGCCCGTGATCTTCGAGGACGGCAAGCGCGACCGGCAGGACCGCGCCCCAGCGGTCACGAGCTACCTGTGA
- a CDS encoding copper chaperone Copz family protein: MSSCCSGESCAIARTRASGEKACPRCGEVGRVVGDETIQTILKPGHAEGLLAVERRFCKTAGCSVLYYGADGRVVEKEAASVRVGVKETDDPAPLCYCFGFSRADVRRQVAERGDSDIPARITAEVRAGRCSCEVTNPSGTCCLGDVNEAVAEAVKALSR; this comes from the coding sequence ATGAGCTCCTGCTGCTCGGGTGAGAGTTGCGCGATCGCGAGGACGCGCGCGAGCGGCGAGAAGGCCTGCCCGCGCTGCGGCGAGGTGGGTCGGGTCGTCGGCGACGAGACCATCCAGACGATCCTGAAGCCGGGTCACGCCGAAGGCTTGCTCGCCGTCGAGCGCCGCTTCTGCAAGACGGCTGGGTGCTCGGTCCTCTACTACGGCGCCGACGGGCGCGTCGTCGAGAAGGAAGCGGCCTCCGTGCGCGTCGGAGTGAAGGAGACCGACGACCCGGCGCCGCTCTGCTACTGCTTCGGCTTCTCCCGGGCGGACGTCCGGCGCCAGGTGGCCGAGCGCGGGGACTCGGACATCCCGGCGCGCATCACCGCCGAGGTTCGGGCGGGACGCTGCTCGTGCGAGGTGACGAACCCCTCGGGCACGTGCTGCCTCGGCGACGTGAACGAGGCCGTGGCGGAGGCCGTGAAGGCTCTCTCGCGCTAG
- a CDS encoding sigma-70 family RNA polymerase sigma factor has protein sequence MHSRGLAAVARNEGLGPEDALDAVQEAFQTFLLLPHARSLVEMLPKDAAVLLGTLVRNAARNLRRRHHRAAPHEPLGDESPLAAGDVSVDEAIARAEEHVRLLGCVDRLTETQRRVVRLRMLEELSGIETARQLGLVPGRVAVLLHRAKKALLQCLVS, from the coding sequence GTGCACTCGCGTGGGCTCGCCGCCGTCGCTCGAAACGAGGGGCTCGGGCCAGAGGACGCGCTCGACGCCGTCCAGGAGGCGTTCCAGACCTTCCTGCTCCTGCCGCACGCCCGGTCGCTCGTGGAGATGCTGCCGAAGGATGCGGCCGTGCTTCTCGGAACGCTGGTTCGGAACGCGGCTCGCAACCTGCGGCGGCGTCACCATCGCGCGGCACCTCACGAGCCGCTCGGCGACGAGAGTCCGCTCGCGGCCGGCGACGTCTCGGTGGATGAGGCGATCGCGCGGGCGGAGGAGCACGTCCGGCTCCTCGGCTGCGTGGACCGGCTGACGGAGACCCAACGCCGGGTCGTGCGGCTTCGGATGCTCGAGGAGCTGTCGGGGATCGAGACCGCCCGGCAACTCGGGCTCGTGCCCGGCCGCGTCGCGGTGCTCCTCCACCGGGCGAAGAAGGCGCTCCTGCAATGTCTGGTCTCGTGA
- a CDS encoding RNA polymerase sigma factor, which translates to MNGLGDSELVALVRTGDRTAFGALVRRHGGALLRFARVFVRASSVAEEVVQETWMAVLEGLDGFEGRASFKTWLYRILANQARTRASREGRSIPFSALAETGGDDRAVDPDRFDAAGMWRDPPVGWTDETPERLALEAETRGVMESAVAGLPPAQRAVLVLRDEDGLETEEICNLLGLTVTNQRVLLHRARTRVRQAIEAHMRGER; encoded by the coding sequence GTGAACGGGCTCGGCGACTCCGAGCTGGTGGCGCTCGTCCGGACCGGCGACCGGACGGCGTTCGGCGCCCTCGTGCGGCGACACGGCGGCGCGCTGCTCCGCTTCGCGCGCGTGTTCGTCAGGGCGAGCTCGGTGGCGGAGGAGGTCGTCCAGGAAACCTGGATGGCCGTCCTCGAGGGCCTCGACGGGTTCGAGGGGCGGGCCTCCTTCAAGACGTGGCTCTACCGGATCCTCGCGAACCAAGCCCGGACGCGGGCGAGCAGGGAGGGCCGGAGCATCCCGTTCTCGGCGCTCGCCGAGACCGGCGGTGACGACCGCGCGGTCGACCCAGACCGGTTCGACGCCGCAGGGATGTGGCGCGATCCACCGGTGGGCTGGACGGACGAGACGCCCGAGCGGCTTGCGCTCGAGGCCGAGACCCGCGGCGTGATGGAATCGGCCGTCGCGGGGCTGCCGCCCGCCCAGCGTGCCGTGCTCGTGCTCCGCGACGAGGATGGCCTCGAGACGGAGGAGATCTGTAATCTCCTGGGTCTCACCGTGACGAACCAGAGGGTGCTCCTCCACCGCGCTCGGACGCGCGTCAGGCAGGCGATCGAGGCGCACATGCGAGGCGAGCGCTGA
- a CDS encoding anti-sigma factor, with product MLTCQEITELVTDYAEGNLSFMDRMRFRMHIGMCRSCRRYVRQVKATAAALGELPPPEMSPELEQELLRRFDSWKGTRGSR from the coding sequence ATGCTGACGTGCCAGGAGATCACGGAGCTCGTCACCGACTATGCGGAGGGGAACCTCTCCTTCATGGATCGGATGCGGTTCCGCATGCACATCGGCATGTGCCGGAGCTGCCGCCGTTATGTCCGGCAGGTGAAGGCGACCGCCGCCGCGCTCGGCGAGCTGCCTCCGCCGGAGATGTCCCCCGAGCTCGAGCAGGAGCTCCTCCGGCGCTTCGACAGCTGGAAGGGCACGCGCGGCTCTCGATAG
- a CDS encoding DNA-binding domain-containing protein has product MTLAEAQTAFHALATHAPAPPRTADELLVGTGDLPATERMEIYANMYLWRLADALREDFPNAAALLGDERFLALAEAYAREHPSDHPDLGQFGRHLPAFLRAFQPSSRDDLADLATLEWARSEVFFEAPAQSATHAGFEALGPDTFLGARLELIPAVRLLILDHDAAAVWRRLEDGDPPLPPATVVTAIAVWRRGYEVFHARIDLDEAHALEAALADEPLVRVCAWFEDREDPAAAAFAALSSWTDEGWLAAIHA; this is encoded by the coding sequence ATGACGCTCGCCGAGGCCCAGACCGCGTTCCACGCGCTCGCGACACACGCCCCCGCCCCGCCGCGGACCGCCGACGAGCTCCTCGTCGGCACCGGCGACCTGCCCGCCACCGAGCGGATGGAGATCTACGCGAACATGTACCTGTGGCGACTCGCCGACGCGCTCCGCGAGGACTTTCCCAACGCGGCCGCCTTGCTCGGTGACGAGCGCTTTCTCGCGCTCGCCGAGGCGTACGCTCGCGAGCACCCATCGGATCACCCCGACCTCGGGCAGTTCGGCCGCCACCTCCCCGCGTTCCTGCGCGCCTTCCAGCCGTCGAGCCGCGACGACCTCGCCGACCTCGCCACGCTCGAGTGGGCGCGGTCGGAGGTGTTCTTCGAGGCTCCAGCTCAATCGGCCACGCACGCGGGCTTCGAGGCGCTCGGGCCCGACACGTTCCTCGGCGCGAGGCTCGAGCTGATCCCCGCCGTCCGGTTGCTGATCCTCGACCACGACGCGGCCGCGGTGTGGCGGCGGCTCGAGGACGGCGACCCGCCCCTCCCGCCGGCGACGGTCGTGACCGCCATCGCCGTCTGGCGGCGTGGCTACGAGGTGTTCCACGCCCGGATCGACCTCGACGAGGCGCACGCGCTCGAGGCCGCGCTCGCCGACGAGCCGCTCGTGCGCGTCTGCGCCTGGTTCGAGGACCGCGAAGACCCAGCCGCCGCGGCCTTCGCGGCGCTGTCGTCCTGGACCGACGAGGGCTGGCTCGCCGCAATCCACGCCTGA
- a CDS encoding DUF692 domain-containing protein produces MAFTRRLLGHGVGLRAKHFAEHLAVEPPVDWVEAISENFMAPGGRPLAVLEKVRRDVPVVLHGVSLSIGSTDPLSERYLALLTDLTSRIEPAWISDHLCWGSHGGRYAHDLWPLPYTEEALRHVVRRILRVQEVLGRQLLLENVSSYVAFRASEMPEWEFLAEVARRADCGILLDVNNVYVSARNHGFDPYAYLAALPASRIGQIHLAGHSDKGRYLLDTHGEEVPAAVWELYAETVRRFGRISTLIEWDDHVPPLGRLVQESRRAAEVEAAALAALQQGALP; encoded by the coding sequence ATGGCTTTCACGCGCAGGCTTCTCGGCCACGGCGTCGGACTCCGCGCAAAGCACTTCGCGGAGCACCTCGCGGTCGAGCCACCGGTCGACTGGGTCGAGGCGATCAGCGAGAACTTCATGGCGCCGGGTGGGCGTCCGCTGGCGGTGCTGGAGAAGGTCCGCCGCGACGTGCCCGTGGTGCTGCACGGGGTGTCGCTCTCCATCGGGTCGACCGACCCGCTCTCGGAGCGGTATCTCGCCCTGCTGACGGACCTCACGAGCCGCATCGAGCCCGCCTGGATCTCCGATCACCTCTGCTGGGGGTCGCACGGCGGCAGGTACGCGCACGACCTCTGGCCGCTGCCGTACACCGAGGAGGCGCTGCGGCACGTCGTCAGGCGCATCCTCCGCGTCCAGGAGGTGCTCGGCCGTCAGCTCCTGCTCGAGAACGTCTCGTCGTACGTCGCGTTCCGAGCGTCCGAGATGCCGGAATGGGAATTCCTGGCCGAGGTCGCTCGCCGCGCCGACTGCGGCATCCTGCTCGACGTGAACAACGTCTACGTCTCCGCCCGGAACCACGGCTTCGATCCATACGCGTACCTGGCGGCCCTCCCAGCGAGCCGGATCGGACAGATCCACCTCGCCGGACACTCCGACAAGGGCCGGTACCTGCTCGACACGCACGGCGAGGAGGTCCCCGCCGCCGTGTGGGAGCTCTACGCCGAGACGGTGCGTCGCTTCGGGCGAATCTCCACGCTGATCGAGTGGGACGACCACGTTCCACCGCTCGGGCGGCTCGTGCAGGAGAGCCGGCGCGCCGCGGAGGTGGAGGCGGCCGCGCTCGCCGCCTTGCAGCAGGGAGCCCTGCCATGA
- a CDS encoding rhodanese-like domain-containing protein: MTFDPTTLIIAAVAAVLLLKFLLARRAPAAVVAEKIKAGATVVDVRSEAEFRGGAYRGALNLPLQVLSGKLHRIPKDRPVVVYCASGSRSAMAVRLLKKAGYADVWNAGGLHHLP; this comes from the coding sequence GTGACGTTCGACCCGACCACCCTCATCATCGCGGCCGTCGCCGCGGTCCTGCTGCTCAAGTTCTTGCTCGCGCGGCGCGCCCCCGCAGCCGTCGTCGCGGAGAAGATCAAGGCGGGCGCGACCGTCGTGGACGTGCGCTCGGAGGCGGAGTTTCGAGGCGGGGCGTACCGCGGCGCGCTCAACCTGCCGCTCCAGGTTCTCTCCGGCAAGCTTCACCGGATCCCGAAGGACCGCCCGGTGGTCGTCTACTGCGCCTCGGGCAGCCGGAGCGCGATGGCGGTCCGGCTGCTCAAGAAGGCCGGCTATGCGGACGTGTGGAACGCAGGCGGCCTTCATCACCTACCGTGA
- a CDS encoding GNAT family N-acetyltransferase, which translates to MIELADASAPPLLDVARDLFREYQLAIGVDLCFQGFERELASLPGAYAPPAGRLLVALVDGAPAGCGALRPLAGGVGELKRMWVRPAFRGRGLGRLVAEALLQAAGGQGYRAVRLDTLEPMKEARALYASMGFREIPPYYENPLPGVIYMERTCSGAAR; encoded by the coding sequence GTGATCGAGCTGGCCGACGCGAGCGCTCCTCCGCTCCTCGACGTGGCCCGCGACCTCTTCCGCGAGTACCAGCTCGCGATAGGCGTGGACCTCTGCTTCCAGGGGTTCGAGCGCGAGCTGGCGTCGCTCCCAGGCGCCTACGCTCCACCCGCTGGCCGGCTCCTGGTGGCGCTGGTGGACGGCGCGCCTGCGGGCTGCGGCGCGCTCCGGCCCCTCGCCGGGGGCGTTGGCGAGCTGAAGCGCATGTGGGTCCGTCCCGCCTTCCGGGGCCGGGGGTTGGGGCGGCTCGTCGCCGAAGCGCTGCTCCAGGCGGCCGGCGGCCAGGGCTACCGCGCGGTGCGGCTCGACACCCTCGAGCCGATGAAGGAGGCGCGGGCGCTCTACGCGTCGATGGGCTTCCGCGAGATCCCGCCCTACTACGAGAACCCACTGCCCGGCGTCATCTACATGGAACGGACGTGCAGCGGCGCCGCTCGATGA